A stretch of DNA from Gemmatimonadales bacterium:
CCGGTGTCGCCGCGAATGCCGAAGCCGGCGGCCGCCGCCTGCGTGAGCGGCGCGAACTTGCTGGTCGGCGACTGGATGTTCTGGTCGACCTGGAGCCAGACGTAGCGCAGCGTGTCGGGCGAGTTGTTGGTGTAGCGGATCGTCTCCTCGCCGCGCACCGCCATCGTGGCGGTGTCGAGCGACGCGCGGATCGTGTAGTCGGCGCGCTGCTGCCAGTACAGCGGCCCGGGCGTGCCCGCGCCGGTCCGGAAGGCGTCGGGACCCGGCAATGCCAGCGGCCGGAACGGCGACGTGTCCGGGACGCCGGGCCGGATCTGGACGCCGGCGCCGATCGGGAGGCCGGTCGGCTGCTGGGCGCGCGCGACGGACGTCGCCGTCGCGACGGCGAGGAGAACGAGCCACGCTGATTTCGTCATGGAGTCACCGCAGAGGCTGGGGTGGTTGGTTACCAAAGCCGGAAGCCCGGGGGTACATTGCAACCGGCTTGATGATACTCCGACCCGGCGGGTTCCGCACCCGCCGGGCGCCGTTCCCGCGGACCGCGAAAGCCGGCAGATGAAGCAGCCCACGATTCGCGGCTGGTCCTGGATCATCGCCTCCCTGGCGTTCGCGTCCCTGTCCGCGCTGGCCGTCGTCTCCGTGATTGCGTTGACGCCCCACGCCGAGGCGGACCGTCGGGCCACGGCCCCGATCCTCGCGCTGTACTCGGCTGCGACCACGCGCGAACGCGACCTGCGGGATGCGCTGGCGGCGGCCTACCGCTGGGTCGGGTCCGGCAACCCGGGGGCCCTCGGCGAGCTGCGGGCGCTGCGCGCGCGCCTGGCGGCCGAGCGGGACGCGCGCCTGATGGCCAACGTGCCGCTCCGGTTCCGGCAGCGTCTCGATCGGGCCGATTCGCTGGTGAGCGCGGCGGAGTCCGCCATCGCGCTGGCGCTGACCGAGCAGGCGGCCGGGCGCCAGGAGCGTGCGCTGGCGCACCTCGCGGCGGCGAGTGCCGACCGCCGGCGCGTCGCGTCGCAGATGGCGGAGCTGGTCGCCGCCAGCGTGGAGGAGGCGCAGGCCGGCCAGGAACGCGCGGTCGCCGCGGCCGACCGCGCCCGCGTCGCGATCGCCGCCTCGGTCGCGCTGGCCCTGGCGCTGCTGGTGGCCAGCGTGGTGTTGATGCGGGCCCGGGTCGTCCGCCCGATGGCCCGCCTCCACGACGACGTGCGGGTCATCGCGGCGGGTGACCTGGCGCACCGGGCGGCGGTCGCGTCCGACGACGAGTTCGGCGAGCTGGCGCGCGACGTGAACCAGATGACCAGCGCCCTCGAGGCCCGGCTGCGGCAGCACGACCGGCTGCGGGCAGTGGGCGAGCTGGCCGCCGGACTGGCGCACGAGCTCAACAACCCGCTGCAGGTGGTCCTGGCCACCTCCAGCCAGGCGCTCCAGGCATCCTCGTCGGACGAGACGCGCGAGTCCATGCGCCTGATCCAGGAGCACGCCCGGCGCGCGGGGCGGGTGGTGGCCGGGCTGCTGAGCTTCGTGCGGGCGCGGCCGGGCGAGCGCAAGCGCACGTCGGTGAACACCCTCGTCACGCGCACCCTCGACCTGCTCGGGCACGAGTTCGACGCCGAGCGCGTCACCCTCGAGCCGCGCCTCGCGCCGGGACTGCCCCCGTTGCGGGCCGACGCCCAGCAGCTCGAGCAGGTCCTGGTCAACCTGCTGGCCAACGCGCTGCGCAGCGCGGCCCGGGCCGCCGCCGAGCGGCGGGTGCTGGTGGAGACGTTCGCGGAGTCGGATACGGTCGTGGTGGCCGTGCACGACTCGGGCCCGGGCGTCCCGGACGAGCTGCGCACCAGGATCTTCGACCCCTTCTACTCCACCGAAGACCGGGCCGGCGGCTTCGGGCTCTCCGTGGCGGCACAGATCGCCCACGGTCACGGCGGCACGTTGACCCTCGGCGCGAGCGCGCTGGGCGGCGCCCGGTTCGAGCTGCGCCTCCCGGCGTCGCGCGGCGCCGCGGCCGAGGCCGGTCGGCGGGAGGCGCCGGCGCCCCCATCCCCGGCGGCCGCAGGGCCGGCGACCGCTCCGGCGCCGGCCGGCTCGGACGGCGGGGCCGCCGGCCTGCGGCTGCTGGTGGCCGACGACGAGGACGCGATCCGGAACGCCTGGGCGCGCTACTTCACGCGCCTCGGTGCGCACGTCACCACGGCCCGCGACGGCGGGGAGGCGCTGGACCTGATTCGCCGCCAGGAGTGGGACGCCATCCTGCTCGATCTCAAGATGCCGGTGGTCAGCGGCTGGGACGTCGTCCAGGCGGCACGGCAAGAGCGTCCCGATCTGGCGAGCCGGATTGTCGTGGTCTCGGGCGACATCACCTCCCTGCTCGAGGTCCAGACCGCGGAGCACCTCGAGCCGTGGCGCATCCTGGAGAAGCCCACGGACCTCGAGACCGTGCGCGAGGCGGTGCTGCGCGCCGCGACATTCTCCCGCTCGTAGCCGCTCGCATCACCGACCGACGTACTCCCGTTTGCCGGACACCAAAACGGCGACGGGTTTGGTCCGCTTTTTGCCACTCCTCACCATCGCATGCGACCAGGAGCGAACGTGTCGCCGGTAATGGGGCCGGACCCGATAGCCACGAGCGCGGCGGCGCTCGTCCAGGAGGAGCGGCTGGTGCGCGATCTCCGGGCTGCGCTGCCGGTCGAGGCGCAGACGATCTTCTTCCGGCAGTTCGACGAGCTGCTCGAGCTGCTAGCGGAGCCGCGGTGCGCGGAGTGCCAGGCGGACGGGGTGCCGTGCCCGCACGTGGCGGTGAGTTGCGAGCAGTGCGGCCGCTCGGTGTCGTGGGTCCGCGATCTCAGGGACGCCATTGCCAGGAGCGCAACATGACGGCGGAAGCCGGGGTGCTCGAGGCGGGACCGCGCGCGGCGGCCGAGCGTGCGGTCGAGGGCGAAGTGCTGCTCAAGGGCTGCGAGGCGATCGCCGAGGCGGCCATCCGGAGCGGCATCGACGCCTACTTCGCCTATCCGATCACGCCCCAGACGGACATACCGGAGTACATGGCGGAGCACCTGCCGAAGATCGGCAAGACCTACACGCAGGCCAACTCGGAGATCTCCGCCATCAACATGGTCTACGGGGCGGCGGGCGCGGGACTGCGCTGCATGACGTCGTCCTCGAGCCCGGGCGTGAGCCTGAAGCAGGAGGGGATCTCGTACATCGCCGGCGCGGAGCTGCCCTGTTTCATCGTCAACGTGATGCGCGGCGGCCCGGGGCTGGGCACGGTGTACGGCTCGCAGGAGGACTACTGGCAGTCGGTGAAGGGCGGGGGCCACGGCGGGTACCGGATGCCGGTGATGGCGCCGGCGACGGTGCAGGAGTGCGCGGACCTCACCATGCTCTGCATCCGGCTGGCCGACCTGTACCGGACGCCGACGCTGCTGTGCCTCGACGGGACGCTGGGGCAGATGTGGGAGAACCTGACGTTCGGGGAGTTCGACGAGACGGGCCTGCCGCCGAAGCCCTGGGCCACGACCGGCCGCAAGGGCGGGCGCCCGGCGAACCTGGTGAACAGCATCATCATCGAGCCGCCGGAGCTGGAGGCGCACAACCGGCTGCTGCATGCCCGCTACGCGCAGATCGCGCAGCGGGAGCAGCGCTGGGAGGAGTATCAGGCCGACGACGCCGAGGTGATCATCGTGGCGTTCGGCCTCGCCGGCCGCATCGCCCGGACGGCCGTGGACCAGCTGCGGGCGGCGGGCCGCAAGGTCGGGCTGGTGCGCCCGATCTCGCTGTTCCCGTTCCCGGTGGACGGGTTCCGTCCGCTGGTCGGGCGGCCGCGCAAGTGGCTGGTGGTGGAGATGAACGCCGGCCAGATGGTGGAGGACGTCAAGGGCGCGCTGTTCGACCTCGGCCGGATCGACCCGGTGAAGTTCTACGGACGCCAGGGTGGCGTGATCCCCACGCCGGACGAGATCGCCGAGGTGGTGCAACGGGAGTTCCCGAAGGGAGGTGCCCGATGACCGGCACGGCCACCGCAGGCGCGGTGCTGCCACGGGTGGAGTTCGACGTCCAGGTGTGCAAGGGGTGCGGCGTGTGCATCGCCGCGTGCCCCGAGGACATCATCGAGTACGCCGACGTCTTCAACCACCGCGGGGTGAAGCCGACGCGGCTGGCCGAGGGCGGGCTGGTGAAGTGCTCGGCGTGCGGCAACTGCGCCGTGGTCTGTCCCGACGGCGCGGTCACGGTGGACAACGTCCGCAAGCACCTCCACTTCGGCAAGGACCCGCTGCGGATCGGCGACATGCACTACTGCCCGGGCTGCGACGAGGGCACGGTGCACGAGCTGCTGGCGGAGGTGATCCACGACCTGGGCATCCAGGAGGTCACGGTCGGCGTGGCCTCGGTGGGATGCACGGTGTTCGCCTACCGCTACATCGACATCGACTGGCAGCAGGCGGCCCACGGCCGCGCCACGTCGGTGGCCTGGGGCATCGAGTGCCAGCACCCGGAGCTGCGGGTGTTCACGCTGCAGGGCGACGGCGACCTCGCGGGCATCGGGATCGGCGAAACGTTCCACGCGGCGGCGCGCGGCGATCCGACGGTGCTCATCTTCCTCAACAACGCCATCTACGGGATGACCGGCGGCCAGCTGGCGCCGACGTCGCTCATGGGGATGGTCACCTCGACGTCGCCCGAGGGCCGCGACGTGAAGAACCACGGCTACCCGGTCACGATGACCGAGGCGCTGGCCCTGCAGCAGGGATGCTCGTTCGCGGTGCGCACCTCGGTGCACGACGCGCCCAGCATCCGGAAGACCAAGAAGTACATCCGCCAGGCGTTCCTGAACCAGGAGAAGAACCGCAGCCTGTCGGTGGTCGAGATCCTGTCCGCGTGCCCGTCGGGGTGGAAGCTGGACCCGGTGGACGCGCACCAGTACGTGGTGGAGACGCTGATGCCTGCCTACAAGCCCGGGGTGATCAAGGAGCCGCCGGGGGGGATGCCGCGATGATCGAGCGGATCATGATTTCGGGGAGCGGCGGCGACGGCGCCGTGTTCATGGGCAAGCTGCTGTCCTGGGCGGCCATGGCTGCCCAGCGCGGGTTCTTCACGACCGGGCTGCCCTCGTACGGTCCGGAGATCCGGGGCGGCACGTCCCGCACCGAGGTGGTGATCTCCGACGTGCCGATCGGCTCGCCGGTGCTGACCCAGATGGACAGCCTCGTCGTCTACAACGACATGTCGCTCGACCGGTTCGAGCCCGGGGTGGTCCCGGGCGGGCTGGTCGTGCTCAACGCCGACGTGGTCACCCGCCTGCCGCGCCGCACCGACGTGACGGTGATGGCGGTGCACTGCAGCGCCGAGGCGGCGGCGCTGGGCAGCCCCCGGTCGATGAACGTGGTGTCGCTCGGCGTCTGGGCGGCCCACAAGGCGCACGTCCTCGACCGCAACGCCCTGGTCGCCGGCCTGCAGCACGTGACCAAGAGCCCGAAGGCGTTCGAGATCAACTGTCGCGCGCTGGATCGCGGCCTGGCGATCGCGCGCGAGATGAACGTGCGGGAGCCCGCGCTAGCGCGCTGAGGCGTGGAGCTGCTGGATGACCGCGTCGGCTTCCCGCAGCCGGCGCGTGAGCATGCGGATGACGCCCTCGGCGATCTCCACCTGCTCGTGCAGGATCTCGTAGAATTCCTCGCTGCCGATCCGCAGGACCTCGGTCTCCTCCGCGGCGACGGCCGTGGCGCTGCGCGGCGACTCGTCGAGGATGGCCATCTCGCCGAACGCCTCGCCCCGGCCCAGCAGGGCCAGCCGCTCGCCGCCACTGCTGATGACCACCTGGCCGCGCACCACCACGTACAGCGCGTCGCCGAGGTCGCCCTCGCGGAAGACGGTCTGCCCGGCCGAGAAGGTCTCGACGTCGGCGACCCGGGCGAGGGCGGCGAGGTCCTCGCCGCTCACGCGCTCGAACACCGGCGCGCTCTTGAGGAACAGGATCTTCTCCACCGTGGCGTACAAGGGATCCTCCGGTATGGCGCGTCCTTCGAGGCGCGCCAGGGCCCTGGCGGCGTGGCGCGCCACCGTGGGGTCGGGGTCGGTCAGCAGCGGGCGGATCAGGGCGGGAGCGCCGGCGGGGTCGGCCGCCGCCACCGCGTGCAGCGCGCCCTCCCGGGCCAGCGGGTCGGGGTGGCCGAGGGTGCGCCGGCCCTCGTCGCCGCCGACGGGATCGGCGCGCCGGGCCAGCGCGTCGAGCGCCAGCAGCACGACGTAGGGGTTGGGGTGCCGGCAGTGGCGGCGCAGGAACTCGGGCGGCGGCGGCGCGGCGGGCACCAGGGTGCCGGCCTTGCGCAGCAGCTCGCGGACCGGGAGTTCGTCGAGGAACGGCATCACCAGCGGCCGCAGGGGTGCGTCGAGCAGCGTGTCCAGCACCTCGAGCGCGTTGGCGCGGCGGGCGGGGTCGAGCACCCGCTCCCGCACCAGCGCCATCGGCTCCGGGTCGTAGCGCAGCTCGAGAATCCGCAGCACCCGCCGCACCGCGCGCTCGCGCCGGAACTCGAACACCTCCTCGAGCAGCGGGGTGGAGTAGATCGGGCGCGCCGCCTCCCAGCCGGAGAGGTTGCCGTAGGTTTCCCGCACCTCGTCGTGGACCAGGGCGTAGATGGCCTCGACCGGCTCGGGCGGGAGCTGGAGCGAGCGCCGGAGGTGTGACAGCGCGGCGCAGATCCTCAGCCGCAGGTGGCTGTCCTCCACGTGGACCAGCGCGCGCAGCCGCTCGTAGGTCTCGGGCGTCGGGATGCGCCGGAGCAGCCGGGGCACCAGCAGCTTGACGGGTCGCGCCGCGCCCTTGCGGGTGAGCTGCGCGCACAGCGCGGGCACCGCCGGCGCGCCGACGGCCACCAGCGCCCGGCCGGCCCGGCGGCGGCACGCGGGGTCGGCGAGCATCTCCACCAGCACGGGCACCAGCCGGGGATCGGCGACGCCGGGCGCCGAGCGGAGCGCGGCGCGGCGCACCGCCGGGTCGGGGTCGTCCAGCAGCCGGCGCAGCGGCCGGTACGCGGCCGGCCCGAGCGAGTCCAGCGCCCGCGCCGCCGCCTCCCGGTCGGCCGGCGCGGCCGACGCCAGCAGCCTCGCGAGCTGCGCGCCGCCCTCGATCCCGCCCTCGACGCCGCCGTGGCCCAGCAGGCCGGAGAGGGCCGCCACCCGCACGTCGTCGGCCGGGTCGGCGAGCAGCGGGACCAGGGCGTCCACGGCGTCGTCCTTCGCCAGCGCGGCGTAGGCCGCCGCGGCGGCGGCGCGCACCCCGGCGTCGCCGTCCCCCAGCGCGATCCGCGCCGGGGCGGGGTCCGCGTCCGCCCGGCTCCCCAGCTGGGCGAGCGCGGCCGCGCGCACCGTGGCGTCGGGGTGCGACGCGAGGGCCGCCAGCGCCCGGCCCAGCTCGGGCGACGGATCGCCCGCGAGCTGCTCGAGCGCGACCAGGACCTGGCGCGGGTCGCCGGCCTCGAGGCGGCGGATCAGCGCTCCCCGGCCGGCCGAGTCGAGCAGGTAGTCGTGGTCGAGGGCCAGGGCGCCGCGCGCGCTCAGCGTGGCCTCCAGCTGCCGCAGGTAGCGGCGCCGCACCACCGGGATCATCGCCACCCACCCGGCCACGAACGGGATGCTGACGTACGACAGCAGGTGGGGGCGGCGCAGCACCGGCACCAGCGCGATCACCGCCACGCCGGCGAGCGCGTAGCCGAGCGGCTTGACGACGGCCTCGAGGAAGGCGCGCGTCCTGGCCTTCGCCTCGGGCGGGAACGGGACGTACAGCGCCTGGAACGTCGTCTCCTGGATCGTGAACTGGAACGCGTTGTCGCCGAACTTCATCACCGTGGCCACGGCGAGCCGGGGCAGGGCCAGCAGCGCGGCGCTGCCGGCGCCGAACACCGACGGCATCGCCGCCATGCCCCACCCGACGCCCCGACGCGCCAGGATGCGCGGCGTCAGGAGGATCTGGAACAGGAACGCGACGATCCCGGTGCCCGCGTAGAACAGGCTGAAGAACTGCGCGAGCTGGTCCTCGCTGTAGGCGGCCCGGGCGATCGCCTTGAACTGGTAGTCGCCGACGTTGAGGGCGGTGAAGGCCAGCAGCAGGATGACCGCGAGGGCACGCACGTACGGGTCGGTCGTCACGCCGGGCGGCGAGCCGCGCCGCCGCGGCCGCGCGCCGGCCCGGACGGCGTGCTCGGCGTGCGGCTCGCGCACCAGCGGGAGCGCCAGCAGGCCGAAGCCCGCGCTCAGGGCGGCCAGCACGAACAGCAGCTGGTCGGTGCCCATCTCGCGGACCACGGCGCCGGTGCCGAGGCCCACCGCGACCGACGCGAGCAGCCGCGCGGCCCCGATGGTGCCGAACAGGCGCTTGGCCGAGCGGGCATCGTGCAGGTCGCCCGCGAGCGTCCAGAACTGGACGATGAACAGGTTGGCGATGATGTCGGCCCAGACGTAGAAGACCGGGTAGATCCAGGGCAG
This window harbors:
- the vorB gene encoding 3-methyl-2-oxobutanoate dehydrogenase subunit VorB; the protein is MTAEAGVLEAGPRAAAERAVEGEVLLKGCEAIAEAAIRSGIDAYFAYPITPQTDIPEYMAEHLPKIGKTYTQANSEISAINMVYGAAGAGLRCMTSSSSPGVSLKQEGISYIAGAELPCFIVNVMRGGPGLGTVYGSQEDYWQSVKGGGHGGYRMPVMAPATVQECADLTMLCIRLADLYRTPTLLCLDGTLGQMWENLTFGEFDETGLPPKPWATTGRKGGRPANLVNSIIIEPPELEAHNRLLHARYAQIAQREQRWEEYQADDAEVIIVAFGLAGRIARTAVDQLRAAGRKVGLVRPISLFPFPVDGFRPLVGRPRKWLVVEMNAGQMVEDVKGALFDLGRIDPVKFYGRQGGVIPTPDEIAEVVQREFPKGGAR
- a CDS encoding HEAT repeat domain-containing protein, whose product is MSRPRAAFDDLLEAVLQIRPGEARRTALLFLHLFLASAVFFLGRTVRDTLFLSRYSLAALPWMFVVYGVASAATVVLYDQIADRMTRHRLMLLTAAVGLATYLATWGVVRARLPWIYPVFYVWADIIANLFIVQFWTLAGDLHDARSAKRLFGTIGAARLLASVAVGLGTGAVVREMGTDQLLFVLAALSAGFGLLALPLVREPHAEHAVRAGARPRRRGSPPGVTTDPYVRALAVILLLAFTALNVGDYQFKAIARAAYSEDQLAQFFSLFYAGTGIVAFLFQILLTPRILARRGVGWGMAAMPSVFGAGSAALLALPRLAVATVMKFGDNAFQFTIQETTFQALYVPFPPEAKARTRAFLEAVVKPLGYALAGVAVIALVPVLRRPHLLSYVSIPFVAGWVAMIPVVRRRYLRQLEATLSARGALALDHDYLLDSAGRGALIRRLEAGDPRQVLVALEQLAGDPSPELGRALAALASHPDATVRAAALAQLGSRADADPAPARIALGDGDAGVRAAAAAAYAALAKDDAVDALVPLLADPADDVRVAALSGLLGHGGVEGGIEGGAQLARLLASAAPADREAAARALDSLGPAAYRPLRRLLDDPDPAVRRAALRSAPGVADPRLVPVLVEMLADPACRRRAGRALVAVGAPAVPALCAQLTRKGAARPVKLLVPRLLRRIPTPETYERLRALVHVEDSHLRLRICAALSHLRRSLQLPPEPVEAIYALVHDEVRETYGNLSGWEAARPIYSTPLLEEVFEFRRERAVRRVLRILELRYDPEPMALVRERVLDPARRANALEVLDTLLDAPLRPLVMPFLDELPVRELLRKAGTLVPAAPPPPEFLRRHCRHPNPYVVLLALDALARRADPVGGDEGRRTLGHPDPLAREGALHAVAAADPAGAPALIRPLLTDPDPTVARHAARALARLEGRAIPEDPLYATVEKILFLKSAPVFERVSGEDLAALARVADVETFSAGQTVFREGDLGDALYVVVRGQVVISSGGERLALLGRGEAFGEMAILDESPRSATAVAAEETEVLRIGSEEFYEILHEQVEIAEGVIRMLTRRLREADAVIQQLHASAR
- a CDS encoding 2-oxoacid:acceptor oxidoreductase family protein, which translates into the protein MIERIMISGSGGDGAVFMGKLLSWAAMAAQRGFFTTGLPSYGPEIRGGTSRTEVVISDVPIGSPVLTQMDSLVVYNDMSLDRFEPGVVPGGLVVLNADVVTRLPRRTDVTVMAVHCSAEAAALGSPRSMNVVSLGVWAAHKAHVLDRNALVAGLQHVTKSPKAFEINCRALDRGLAIAREMNVREPALAR
- a CDS encoding ATP-binding protein; translated protein: MKQPTIRGWSWIIASLAFASLSALAVVSVIALTPHAEADRRATAPILALYSAATTRERDLRDALAAAYRWVGSGNPGALGELRALRARLAAERDARLMANVPLRFRQRLDRADSLVSAAESAIALALTEQAAGRQERALAHLAAASADRRRVASQMAELVAASVEEAQAGQERAVAAADRARVAIAASVALALALLVASVVLMRARVVRPMARLHDDVRVIAAGDLAHRAAVASDDEFGELARDVNQMTSALEARLRQHDRLRAVGELAAGLAHELNNPLQVVLATSSQALQASSSDETRESMRLIQEHARRAGRVVAGLLSFVRARPGERKRTSVNTLVTRTLDLLGHEFDAERVTLEPRLAPGLPPLRADAQQLEQVLVNLLANALRSAARAAAERRVLVETFAESDTVVVAVHDSGPGVPDELRTRIFDPFYSTEDRAGGFGLSVAAQIAHGHGGTLTLGASALGGARFELRLPASRGAAAEAGRREAPAPPSPAAAGPATAPAPAGSDGGAAGLRLLVADDEDAIRNAWARYFTRLGAHVTTARDGGEALDLIRRQEWDAILLDLKMPVVSGWDVVQAARQERPDLASRIVVVSGDITSLLEVQTAEHLEPWRILEKPTDLETVREAVLRAATFSRS
- a CDS encoding thiamine pyrophosphate-dependent enzyme, which produces MTGTATAGAVLPRVEFDVQVCKGCGVCIAACPEDIIEYADVFNHRGVKPTRLAEGGLVKCSACGNCAVVCPDGAVTVDNVRKHLHFGKDPLRIGDMHYCPGCDEGTVHELLAEVIHDLGIQEVTVGVASVGCTVFAYRYIDIDWQQAAHGRATSVAWGIECQHPELRVFTLQGDGDLAGIGIGETFHAAARGDPTVLIFLNNAIYGMTGGQLAPTSLMGMVTSTSPEGRDVKNHGYPVTMTEALALQQGCSFAVRTSVHDAPSIRKTKKYIRQAFLNQEKNRSLSVVEILSACPSGWKLDPVDAHQYVVETLMPAYKPGVIKEPPGGMPR